The Henckelia pumila isolate YLH828 chromosome 2, ASM3356847v2, whole genome shotgun sequence genome includes a window with the following:
- the LOC140882041 gene encoding E3 ubiquitin-protein ligase WAV3-like isoform X1 — protein sequence MSGKWSKLKKMLSVNATSAAAPPSCNLPPPVPDQSKSRPPTSSTSSSSFSSRLSRSLSISSSSKKICAICLGIVKMGRGQAIFTAECSHSFHFSCISSSVKHGNHLCPICRSKWKEIPSQLPAINTNANHNTHGQVQVSPPQAPFENHNYPRAQPEPSRYSDDEPLPVICTDSTPAVEHACAPSSNLVIKAFPEYPAVAAAESVSDFAVLVSVRAPPRLDATHQLDRASIDLVMVLDVSGSMGGAKLVLMKDAVYFIIENLGPGDRLSLVSFSSSANRIFPLLRMTDTGREVAKQAVSSLDALGGTNIVEGLKKGIRVLNERRMRNSVSSIILLSDGKDTYNGETIIRGRKNHNSSTATSFLNMLSASIFSQNGEPVNDGSQPIFPIHTFGFGADHDSSAMNGISDASGGTFSFIETVDTMREAFARCIGGLLSVSAQELQLTVSSASSGVRIKSISSGRYAREISEGGLTGLVHIGDMYADEEKEFLVNLSIPPWPVLEGEEWVKRMSLLKFTCSFKDTVSKVMMQVEGVMVEVSRPKALSLAENILSLEVDRQRSRLWVADGISEAREMADTGNFSGAQAVLSNRMSALLSSASAQAGDSLCSWLQCELTEIRERMANVEIYKRTGRSYVLSGISSQSLQRATTRGDSGNLGSVGYETPSMVGMVSKSQNLSSQNPP from the exons ATGTCTGGGAAGTGGAGCAAATTGAAGAAGATGCTGTCAGTGAACGCCACCTCAGCCGCGGCGCCGCCTTCTTGTAATCTTCCGCCACCCGTTCCCGATCAGTCGAAATCTCGGCCGCCCACCTCCTCAACCTCATCCTCATCCTTTTCCTCCCGCCTCTCCCGCAGCCTCAGCATCAGCTCTTCGTCAAAG AAGATTTGTGCTATATGTTTGGGGATAGTGAAAATGGGGCGGGGCCAGGCCATTTTCACAGCTGAATGCTCACACTCCTTCCACTTCAGCTGTATCTCTAGCAGTGTCAAGCATGGGAATCATCTTTGTCCCATTTGCCGCTCGAAATGGAAAGAAATCCCATCCCAACTTCCTGCTATCAACACTAATGCCAACCATAACACACATGGCCAAGTCCAAGTCTCACCACCTCAGGCCCCATTTGAAAATCACAACTATCCTCGTGCACAGCCTGAGCCCTCTCGCTATTCGGATGATGAACCCCTTCCTGTCATCTGCACAGATTCAACACCAGCAGTTGAACATGCTTGTGCTCCCTCGAGTAATTTAGTCATTAAGGCCTTCCCCGAATACCCCGCTGTTGCTGCTGCAGAGTCAGTATCTGACTTTGCAGTTCTTGTTAGTGTGCGGGCACCGCCACGTTTAGATGCCACACATCAACTGGACCGTGCGTCTATTGATCTTGTTATGGTTCTTGATGTTAGTGGCAGCATGGGCGGTGCAAAGCTGGTCCTTATGAAGGATGCTGTTTATTTTATCATTGAAAACTTAGGGCCTGGTGACCGGCTTTCTCTCGTTTCCTTTTCATCCAGTGCTAACAGAATTTTCCCTCTGCTTAGGATGACTGATACGGGCCGTGAAGTTGCCAAACAGGCTGTCAGTTCTCTAGATGCACTTGGTGGAACGAATATCGTGGAGGGTCTAAAAAAAGGGATCCGAGTTCTCAACGAAAGGCGCATGAGAAATTCAGTTTCAAGCATCATTCTCTTATCTGATGGAAAAGATACATACAACGGTGAAACTATAATTCGTGGTCGAAAGAACCACAATTCCTCGACTGCAACttcatttttgaacatgttGTCTGCTTCCATTTTTTCTCAAAATGGAGAGCCCGTAAATGATGGCAGCCAACCTATTTTCCCCATCCACACATTTGGGTTTGGTGCAGATCATGATTCTTCAGCTATGAATGGCATATCTGATGCATCAGGTGGCACATTTTCCTTTATCGAAACAGTCGACACTATGCGAGAAGCTTTCGCTAGATGTATTGGTGGTCTCCTGAGTGTATCTGCTCAGGAACTTCAGCTTACTGTCTCATCAGCATCCAGTGGAGTGAGAATTAAATCGATTTCATCTGGGAGGTATGCGAGGGAAATTTCTGAGGGTGGACTGACAGGTCTAGTACACATAGGAGACATGTATGCTGATGAGGAAAAAGAGTTTCTTGTCAATTTATCGATTCCACCGTGGCCAGTTTTGGAAGGAGAAGAGTGGGTAAAAAGAATGTCACTTTTGAAATTTACATGTTCTTTTAAAGATACCGTGTCAAAGGTAATGATGCAGGTGGAGGGCGTGATGGTTGAGGTATCCCGACCAAAGGCGCTGTCTCTGGCTGAGAACATATTAAGTCTGGAGGTGGATCGCCAGCGGAGTCGCTTGTGGGTGGCCGATGGTATCTCAGAGGCGCGAGAAATGGCCGATACAGGAAATTTTAGTGGTGCTCAGGCCGTGCTAAGCAACAGGATGTCGGCTCTACTTTCTTCTGCGTCAGCACAAGCCGGTGACAGCCTCTGCAGTTGGCTTCAATGTGAACTAACGGAAATTAGAGAAAGAATGGCAAACGTGGAGATATACAAGCGTACAGGCCGTTCTTACGTGCTGTCAGGTATAAGCTCACAGTCTTTGCAGAGAGCCACGACCCGGGGTGACTCGGGGAATCTTGGATCTGTGGGATATGAGACTCCATCTATGGTCGGGATGGTTTCGAAATCGCAGAACCTCAGTTCACAGAACCCACCATAG
- the LOC140882041 gene encoding E3 ubiquitin-protein ligase WAV3-like isoform X2, translating to MGRGQAIFTAECSHSFHFSCISSSVKHGNHLCPICRSKWKEIPSQLPAINTNANHNTHGQVQVSPPQAPFENHNYPRAQPEPSRYSDDEPLPVICTDSTPAVEHACAPSSNLVIKAFPEYPAVAAAESVSDFAVLVSVRAPPRLDATHQLDRASIDLVMVLDVSGSMGGAKLVLMKDAVYFIIENLGPGDRLSLVSFSSSANRIFPLLRMTDTGREVAKQAVSSLDALGGTNIVEGLKKGIRVLNERRMRNSVSSIILLSDGKDTYNGETIIRGRKNHNSSTATSFLNMLSASIFSQNGEPVNDGSQPIFPIHTFGFGADHDSSAMNGISDASGGTFSFIETVDTMREAFARCIGGLLSVSAQELQLTVSSASSGVRIKSISSGRYAREISEGGLTGLVHIGDMYADEEKEFLVNLSIPPWPVLEGEEWVKRMSLLKFTCSFKDTVSKVMMQVEGVMVEVSRPKALSLAENILSLEVDRQRSRLWVADGISEAREMADTGNFSGAQAVLSNRMSALLSSASAQAGDSLCSWLQCELTEIRERMANVEIYKRTGRSYVLSGISSQSLQRATTRGDSGNLGSVGYETPSMVGMVSKSQNLSSQNPP from the coding sequence ATGGGGCGGGGCCAGGCCATTTTCACAGCTGAATGCTCACACTCCTTCCACTTCAGCTGTATCTCTAGCAGTGTCAAGCATGGGAATCATCTTTGTCCCATTTGCCGCTCGAAATGGAAAGAAATCCCATCCCAACTTCCTGCTATCAACACTAATGCCAACCATAACACACATGGCCAAGTCCAAGTCTCACCACCTCAGGCCCCATTTGAAAATCACAACTATCCTCGTGCACAGCCTGAGCCCTCTCGCTATTCGGATGATGAACCCCTTCCTGTCATCTGCACAGATTCAACACCAGCAGTTGAACATGCTTGTGCTCCCTCGAGTAATTTAGTCATTAAGGCCTTCCCCGAATACCCCGCTGTTGCTGCTGCAGAGTCAGTATCTGACTTTGCAGTTCTTGTTAGTGTGCGGGCACCGCCACGTTTAGATGCCACACATCAACTGGACCGTGCGTCTATTGATCTTGTTATGGTTCTTGATGTTAGTGGCAGCATGGGCGGTGCAAAGCTGGTCCTTATGAAGGATGCTGTTTATTTTATCATTGAAAACTTAGGGCCTGGTGACCGGCTTTCTCTCGTTTCCTTTTCATCCAGTGCTAACAGAATTTTCCCTCTGCTTAGGATGACTGATACGGGCCGTGAAGTTGCCAAACAGGCTGTCAGTTCTCTAGATGCACTTGGTGGAACGAATATCGTGGAGGGTCTAAAAAAAGGGATCCGAGTTCTCAACGAAAGGCGCATGAGAAATTCAGTTTCAAGCATCATTCTCTTATCTGATGGAAAAGATACATACAACGGTGAAACTATAATTCGTGGTCGAAAGAACCACAATTCCTCGACTGCAACttcatttttgaacatgttGTCTGCTTCCATTTTTTCTCAAAATGGAGAGCCCGTAAATGATGGCAGCCAACCTATTTTCCCCATCCACACATTTGGGTTTGGTGCAGATCATGATTCTTCAGCTATGAATGGCATATCTGATGCATCAGGTGGCACATTTTCCTTTATCGAAACAGTCGACACTATGCGAGAAGCTTTCGCTAGATGTATTGGTGGTCTCCTGAGTGTATCTGCTCAGGAACTTCAGCTTACTGTCTCATCAGCATCCAGTGGAGTGAGAATTAAATCGATTTCATCTGGGAGGTATGCGAGGGAAATTTCTGAGGGTGGACTGACAGGTCTAGTACACATAGGAGACATGTATGCTGATGAGGAAAAAGAGTTTCTTGTCAATTTATCGATTCCACCGTGGCCAGTTTTGGAAGGAGAAGAGTGGGTAAAAAGAATGTCACTTTTGAAATTTACATGTTCTTTTAAAGATACCGTGTCAAAGGTAATGATGCAGGTGGAGGGCGTGATGGTTGAGGTATCCCGACCAAAGGCGCTGTCTCTGGCTGAGAACATATTAAGTCTGGAGGTGGATCGCCAGCGGAGTCGCTTGTGGGTGGCCGATGGTATCTCAGAGGCGCGAGAAATGGCCGATACAGGAAATTTTAGTGGTGCTCAGGCCGTGCTAAGCAACAGGATGTCGGCTCTACTTTCTTCTGCGTCAGCACAAGCCGGTGACAGCCTCTGCAGTTGGCTTCAATGTGAACTAACGGAAATTAGAGAAAGAATGGCAAACGTGGAGATATACAAGCGTACAGGCCGTTCTTACGTGCTGTCAGGTATAAGCTCACAGTCTTTGCAGAGAGCCACGACCCGGGGTGACTCGGGGAATCTTGGATCTGTGGGATATGAGACTCCATCTATGGTCGGGATGGTTTCGAAATCGCAGAACCTCAGTTCACAGAACCCACCATAG